Genomic segment of Candidatus Deferrimicrobiaceae bacterium:
GCGTCACCTGCCCGTCGCCGGCAATGGCGACGACGCCCTCGCGCGCGACGGCAAGGATGGTGGTACCGCGGATGTCAGCCATTCCCCTCCCCCTTTGCCATCGGATGCGCGGCCTCGTAGGACTTGAGCAGATGCCCCACGTTGACCCGGGCATATCGCTGCGTCGTGGAAAGCGATGCGTGCCCCAGCATTTCCTGGATGGCACGAAGATCGGCCCCCGATTCGAGCAGATGGGTCGCGAACGAGTGGCGCATCCCGTGCGGAGACAGGTGCCTGCCGAGGCCCGCCCTGAAAACGGCGGCGTCGAGAATCCGGGCGACGCTGCGTGTCGTCAGCCTGCCGCCGCGCGCATTGAGGAAAAGGGGCGCATCGACGGAGGCCTCAAGCGCGTCCCGAGCCGCCAGATAATCCCGGATGGCGCCGGCCGCAACGGATCCCAACGGCACCACCCGAACCTTTCGCCCTTTCCCCAGCACGCGCACGGTAGACGCCTCGAGCGACAGGTCGCCGCAGCGGAGCGATGCGAGCTCGCCCACGCGGATTCCCGAACCGTAGAGCAGCTCGAGGATCGCCGCATTCCGCTTGTCGATCGAGGTCGACGTCGGGAGAGAACGGAGCAGCGCCAGCATCTCGTCGACCGGCAGGAATTCGGGAAGGGACATCCGCCGCTTCGGCGAGAGCAGCCCCGTGGCCGGGTTTGCTTCCACGTCTCCCTGGCC
This window contains:
- a CDS encoding tyrosine recombinase XerC, with amino-acid sequence MESAIARFGQFLHSERNASGETSRAYLREVEDFRLFLCGGDGVPLAGGWAGVGVNDLRRYIASRHPGRQGATLARTVSALRTFFAFLAGQGDVEANPATGLLSPKRRMSLPEFLPVDEMLALLRSLPTSTSIDKRNAAILELLYGSGIRVGELASLRCGDLSLEASTVRVLGKGRKVRVVPLGSVAAGAIRDYLAARDALEASVDAPLFLNARGGRLTTRSVARILDAAVFRAGLGRHLSPHGMRHSFATHLLESGADLRAIQEMLGHASLSTTQRYARVNVGHLLKSYEAAHPMAKGEGNG